In Calothrix sp. PCC 7507, one DNA window encodes the following:
- a CDS encoding radical SAM protein, with amino-acid sequence MSPRQSVQFVIKTSKHCNLRCRYCYEYAELGNKQAISLKQIEQMFRNIASYYQKLDFPVDIEFIWHGGEPLLQHPNFYWQAFDLQHQIFDHERDRVTNGVQTNLTLLDRERLRLLAEGFDHVGVSIDLFGGLRVYQTGIESQERVLENMDRLTAAGVDFGCITVLTKCNIDRITEIYEFYRSMNISVRILPLFKGAFDNQHDGFEISAYDTLRAYKQLVDLWLDDEEFVFITPIREAIQQVVYHYSPNSPTTFYDKREWESIYLVNTDGEVYSYADAYDHNRSHGNLFTTPLAQVIDNENHWKIVADAERRIEQTCSDCSYFGSCSGYPMAEGSREYYPVDERGALQCIVDRGLLEYIDRRFREIGIIDPHTHTIKLDRLNLSSSSNSALTYA; translated from the coding sequence ATGAGTCCACGTCAATCAGTACAGTTTGTGATTAAAACTTCTAAACATTGTAATTTGCGATGCCGCTATTGTTATGAGTATGCCGAGTTAGGTAATAAACAAGCGATAAGTTTAAAACAAATCGAACAAATGTTCCGAAATATTGCTAGCTATTATCAAAAATTAGATTTTCCTGTAGATATCGAGTTTATCTGGCATGGTGGCGAACCATTATTACAGCATCCAAATTTCTATTGGCAAGCCTTTGATCTCCAGCATCAAATTTTCGATCATGAGCGCGATCGCGTAACTAATGGAGTGCAAACAAATCTCACTTTATTAGATCGAGAAAGGTTAAGATTATTAGCCGAAGGCTTTGACCATGTGGGAGTATCTATCGATTTATTTGGGGGATTGCGAGTCTATCAAACCGGGATAGAATCTCAAGAGCGGGTGTTAGAAAATATGGATCGACTGACAGCAGCAGGGGTTGATTTTGGCTGCATTACTGTCCTGACTAAATGCAATATCGATCGCATTACCGAAATTTATGAATTTTATCGTTCGATGAATATATCCGTCAGGATTTTACCTCTATTCAAAGGTGCTTTTGATAACCAGCATGATGGCTTTGAAATTAGTGCATATGATACCTTGCGAGCTTACAAACAACTTGTCGATCTATGGTTAGACGACGAAGAGTTTGTATTCATTACCCCTATTCGTGAAGCAATTCAACAGGTGGTTTATCATTATAGTCCCAATTCCCCAACAACATTTTATGATAAGCGCGAGTGGGAATCTATTTATTTAGTAAATACAGATGGAGAGGTTTATAGTTACGCCGATGCTTACGATCACAATCGCAGTCATGGCAATCTTTTCACTACGCCTTTAGCTCAAGTTATAGATAATGAAAACCATTGGAAAATTGTCGCTGATGCGGAAAGACGTATCGAACAAACCTGTAGTGATTGTTCGTATTTTGGCAGTTGTAGTGGTTATCCAATGGCTGAAGGGAGTCGCGAATATTATCCTGTAGACGAACGGGGTGCGCTCCAATGTATCGTTGATCGTGGACTTTTAGAGTATATTGATCGACGCTTCCGTGAAATTGGAATTATCGATCCTCATACTCATACAATTAAACTGGATCGTCTCAATCTTTCTTCTTCTAGCAATTCAGCATTAACCTATGCTTAG
- a CDS encoding Uma2 family endonuclease yields the protein MSIAVSGAQVQIRLPDLMILSEKLAAILGQTNRGTIELEMPPPELIIEVASPGKTNEERDYRFKRSEYAARAVPEYWVINPEARNIIVYRLIAGFYEEEEYTGNTLIQSRFTALKLTTEQILNRKL from the coding sequence ATGTCTATTGCAGTATCCGGAGCGCAAGTACAAATACGGCTACCGGATCTGATGATCCTATCAGAGAAACTTGCAGCAATTTTGGGACAAACAAATCGGGGTACGATCGAGCTAGAAATGCCTCCACCAGAGTTGATTATTGAAGTCGCCTCCCCAGGAAAGACTAATGAAGAACGTGATTATCGCTTTAAACGCTCCGAATACGCGGCTAGGGCGGTTCCTGAATATTGGGTGATAAATCCTGAAGCACGTAATATCATCGTCTACAGGCTAATTGCTGGTTTTTATGAGGAGGAGGAATACACTGGAAATACACTCATTCAATCCCGATTTACAGCACTTAAGTTAACAACTGAACAAATCCTCAACCGTAAGCTTTAG